One segment of Novipirellula artificiosorum DNA contains the following:
- a CDS encoding GntR family transcriptional regulator, whose translation MFFTVDPSNGVAIYLQIVRQIKYAIAEQTLRPGQLLPSVRQLSQQLTVNPNTVARAFQELQSDGVIETLRGRGVVVCSGAVDPCRRERKTVIAERISGVLSEAFHGGLTADEIRKIVESKINQLDGKVATIATPVPD comes from the coding sequence ATGTTTTTTACGGTCGATCCATCCAATGGCGTCGCGATCTATTTGCAGATTGTCCGCCAAATCAAGTACGCCATCGCCGAGCAGACGCTGCGGCCAGGGCAGTTGCTGCCGAGCGTTCGTCAATTGAGCCAACAATTGACAGTGAATCCCAATACGGTCGCTCGGGCGTTTCAGGAACTGCAATCCGATGGCGTGATTGAAACGCTGCGTGGCCGGGGCGTCGTCGTTTGCTCCGGCGCGGTCGATCCGTGTCGGCGCGAACGCAAAACGGTCATTGCCGAGCGGATCTCGGGCGTGCTCAGCGAAGCGTTTCACGGCGGATTGACCGCCGACGAGATTCGCAAGATCGTCGAATCCAAGATTAATCAACTTGATGGGAAGGTCGCCACGATTGCGACGCCCGTACCGGACTAG
- the ruvB gene encoding Holliday junction branch migration DNA helicase RuvB, producing MPKEHDSSLRPRRMDEMVGQRDVIERLKIAIDAAQGRGEPLGHILFDGPPGLGKTTFATVIPTEMGTTVEMANGAGLKAPKDLLPYLTNLSEGAVLFIDEIHRIPKPVEEYLYTAMEDFRIDIILGEGVSARTLNYELRPFTLIGATTRAGMLSAPLRDRFQIREHLGWYNHAELCEIVRRNSVKLKVPIDDGSAQVIASRSRSTPRLANNRLLWLRDYSQSKAKGKVDAKIAVAALDMIGIDELGLDKQDRGYLDTLMRVFVGGPAGLEAIAHTMNVSSDTLEDEVEPFLLRSELIVRTRRGRMATQKGFEHMKVTPPSP from the coding sequence ATGCCGAAGGAGCACGACAGTTCGCTGCGGCCGCGGCGAATGGACGAAATGGTCGGTCAACGCGACGTGATCGAGCGTCTGAAAATCGCGATCGATGCGGCTCAAGGTCGCGGCGAACCGCTTGGGCACATCCTCTTCGATGGTCCGCCCGGCTTAGGAAAAACGACCTTTGCGACGGTCATTCCGACCGAAATGGGCACCACGGTGGAAATGGCCAACGGTGCCGGATTGAAAGCACCCAAGGATTTGCTGCCCTATTTGACGAATCTGTCCGAAGGAGCGGTTCTGTTTATCGACGAAATCCACCGTATCCCCAAGCCGGTCGAAGAGTACTTGTACACGGCAATGGAAGATTTTCGGATCGACATTATTTTGGGCGAAGGGGTTAGCGCAAGGACGCTCAATTACGAGCTGCGACCGTTCACTTTGATCGGAGCGACGACGCGAGCGGGAATGCTGAGTGCGCCTCTGCGAGATCGATTCCAAATCCGCGAGCATCTCGGCTGGTACAATCACGCCGAATTGTGCGAGATCGTCCGCCGCAATAGCGTGAAATTGAAAGTCCCCATCGACGACGGGTCCGCCCAAGTGATCGCTAGCCGTAGCCGCAGCACCCCGCGGCTGGCCAACAACCGGTTGCTGTGGCTGCGAGACTACTCGCAGAGTAAAGCAAAAGGGAAAGTCGATGCCAAGATTGCTGTGGCGGCACTCGACATGATCGGCATCGATGAACTCGGCCTGGACAAACAAGACCGCGGTTATTTGGACACGTTGATGCGAGTGTTCGTTGGCGGCCCCGCTGGTTTGGAAGCGATCGCGCATACGATGAACGTCAGCAGCGATACGCTTGAAGACGAGGTGGAACCCTTCTTGTTACGGAGCGAACTGATCGTCCGAACGCGTCGAGGCCGAATGGCGACACAAAAAGGCTTTGAACACATGAAGGTCACACCGCCAAGTCCGTAG
- a CDS encoding glycosyltransferase, which produces MPKRVLFMISSMRGGGSERQTLLLLQHVDRTRIEPHLYLTERAGNLLSQIPSDVPVHSFDDHVGRGGLYYPGRIMNQQVSHLRAILAENRIEAVYDRTFHMTLVAGPACDRMGIPRVSTMVSPPHQALPMVEQRFVRFKRWRLANAYKKAAVLVAVSRAAAQSAERYYRLHSGSVRVIPNPVEFGKTDETTATVDRSLANPIQLICVGRMTTEKGHADLIRAIAFTESNGPEKSKWPETMPRLSLTMVGDGPLRHELEEMARESIHRQQIDFVGNDPAAIDRMRHSDALVLPSIFEGMPNVVLEAMALGLPVIATRSGGTIELQKDEPTMFFAEPNDPPSLASAILDFATDPAETKKRTAAATRYVREHHDVAKTTRAIEDLLVEACVTRE; this is translated from the coding sequence ATGCCCAAACGCGTCCTCTTCATGATCAGCTCGATGCGGGGTGGCGGTAGCGAACGACAAACCTTGCTGCTACTTCAACATGTTGATCGGACTCGCATCGAGCCGCATTTGTATCTGACCGAGCGGGCAGGCAACCTGCTAAGCCAGATTCCAAGTGATGTCCCTGTTCACTCGTTCGATGACCATGTTGGCCGGGGCGGCTTGTATTATCCGGGCCGGATCATGAACCAACAGGTTTCGCATCTTCGGGCCATTTTGGCCGAGAACCGGATTGAGGCGGTTTACGACCGTACCTTTCATATGACGCTTGTCGCGGGGCCAGCCTGCGACCGGATGGGGATCCCCCGAGTTTCAACAATGGTCAGCCCGCCTCACCAAGCGTTGCCCATGGTGGAACAGCGTTTTGTGCGTTTCAAACGCTGGCGATTGGCCAACGCCTACAAAAAAGCAGCCGTCCTTGTCGCGGTCAGTCGCGCGGCGGCCCAATCAGCTGAACGCTACTATCGACTCCATTCGGGCTCTGTCCGTGTGATACCGAATCCCGTGGAGTTTGGGAAAACGGACGAAACCACGGCCACCGTGGATCGGTCGTTAGCCAATCCGATTCAACTGATCTGCGTCGGACGGATGACCACCGAAAAGGGGCATGCTGATTTGATTCGAGCCATCGCGTTCACCGAATCAAATGGGCCCGAAAAATCAAAGTGGCCCGAAACGATGCCAAGATTGTCTCTCACCATGGTGGGCGATGGACCGCTGCGACACGAGTTGGAAGAGATGGCCCGCGAGTCCATTCATCGTCAGCAAATCGACTTCGTTGGCAACGACCCTGCCGCGATCGACCGAATGAGGCACTCCGATGCCTTGGTGTTACCGTCGATCTTTGAAGGCATGCCCAATGTGGTTCTTGAAGCGATGGCTCTTGGGCTTCCCGTGATCGCAACTCGATCGGGGGGCACCATCGAACTGCAAAAGGACGAACCGACGATGTTTTTCGCTGAACCCAACGATCCGCCCTCTTTGGCGAGTGCGATCTTGGACTTCGCAACGGATCCAGCCGAAACGAAGAAACGAACCGCTGCCGCGACCCGGTATGTGCGAGAGCATCACGACGTCGCGAAGACAACACGCGCGATCGAGGATTTGTTGGTTGAAGCGTGCGTTACCCGCGAGTGA
- a CDS encoding RNA polymerase sigma factor yields the protein MEILERNEPKGLSDAKRALLAQASDEDLLDAWDRDHQGAALAVLIQRYSAMVLSVCRRRCRCDADADDAFQSTFLYLAKNARKIRHPERIGGWLHRVAQRAAVAACQIAKRETEPMVEPTSTFLDPFEQLPRRHEAMVLDEELADLPEHYRSALVMHVYEGRTLEQVANDFGTSTGSIRGRLQRGKKILARRLRSRGVVPVFAFAAATVTAVASSTASAASQSLVGSTTAGDMPDPPIDLTVLDKLLGEGVRVGTSVYVATVMIAGTLLLGLVTVSAQCCDCRRVYTEPSP from the coding sequence ATGGAAATCCTTGAAAGAAACGAACCGAAGGGGCTGTCTGACGCCAAACGTGCCCTGCTCGCCCAAGCGTCCGACGAGGATTTGCTCGACGCCTGGGACCGCGATCACCAAGGGGCGGCGTTGGCGGTTCTGATCCAGCGGTACAGCGCAATGGTTTTGAGCGTTTGTCGGCGCCGATGCCGCTGCGATGCGGATGCCGACGACGCTTTCCAGTCGACATTTTTGTATCTCGCAAAAAATGCTAGGAAAATCCGCCATCCCGAGCGGATCGGTGGATGGCTGCACCGAGTCGCCCAGCGAGCCGCGGTGGCGGCATGCCAAATCGCTAAACGAGAGACCGAGCCGATGGTCGAACCCACTTCAACGTTCTTGGATCCATTTGAGCAGTTGCCACGACGGCACGAAGCGATGGTGCTCGATGAAGAACTCGCCGATTTGCCCGAGCACTATCGCAGCGCCCTGGTGATGCATGTTTACGAAGGCCGCACGCTCGAACAAGTGGCGAACGATTTTGGCACCTCGACCGGTTCGATTCGTGGGCGGCTGCAACGAGGCAAAAAAATCCTCGCGCGGCGGCTTCGCAGCCGTGGTGTCGTCCCCGTGTTCGCCTTCGCAGCGGCCACGGTCACCGCAGTGGCAAGTTCTACGGCCTCGGCCGCCAGTCAATCGCTTGTCGGTTCCACTACGGCAGGCGACATGCCCGACCCACCCATCGACCTGACCGTGCTAGACAAATTGCTCGGCGAAGGAGTCCGCGTGGGAACAAGCGTCTATGTGGCGACCGTAATGATTGCCGGAACTCTGCTGCTTGGACTTGTTACGGTCAGCGCCCAATGTTGCGATTGTCGCCGCGTTTATACGGAGCCTTCTCCATGA
- a CDS encoding CinA family protein encodes MRDQAENDLQRAVARLAERLENTQSRIVFAESCTAGLVSATLASVPGISRWLCGSAVVYREATKCEWLGITPETLKQHTAESGPVTEQLAIAVLEKTPEADIAVAVTGHLGPAAPAESDGWVFIAVSRRNQPTAEGFAKSFFLVSQERVERQREVVALVLAEALAALTRG; translated from the coding sequence GTGAGGGATCAGGCCGAGAATGACCTACAACGGGCGGTCGCGAGATTGGCCGAACGGCTTGAGAACACACAATCTCGAATCGTATTTGCCGAAAGCTGTACCGCAGGATTGGTTTCGGCCACGTTAGCGTCCGTGCCAGGTATTTCACGCTGGCTTTGTGGGTCCGCCGTCGTGTATCGAGAGGCGACCAAGTGCGAATGGCTTGGGATCACGCCAGAGACGCTGAAGCAGCATACGGCGGAAAGCGGTCCGGTGACCGAGCAATTGGCGATCGCAGTTCTCGAGAAAACACCGGAAGCCGATATCGCGGTTGCCGTCACGGGTCACCTCGGTCCGGCAGCCCCTGCGGAATCCGATGGTTGGGTCTTCATTGCGGTGTCTCGGCGAAACCAACCAACCGCCGAGGGGTTTGCGAAGTCGTTTTTCTTGGTCAGTCAAGAACGAGTCGAGCGGCAACGAGAAGTGGTGGCATTGGTCCTTGCGGAAGCACTGGCCGCCCTCACTCGCGGGTAA
- the bioA gene encoding adenosylmethionine--8-amino-7-oxononanoate transaminase produces the protein MADDRPLAPSRSVCRSAHWQGFTQMAEYEKLVISEAEGCWLTTTTGQRLFDGVASLWCNVHGHRHPSIDEAIRNQLGRVAHITTLGMSADITEALAERIVEITPGDLSHVFFSSDGSSSVEAALKMALQYWHQRQNPRPKKTRYLAMSLAYHGDTTGAVSLGGIKYFHQLFAPIVFTPIRGPLPCSYRLPDGVSVDEACDHYAAEVETLLKQHHETLAAIVMEPLVQGAAGMITHPSGFLSRVRQLCDHYEVLLICDEVATGFGRTGRMFACDHESVTPDIMTIGKGLTGGYLPMAATVARPHLFEAFLAATAESKQFFHGHTFGGNPLAAAAAMASIDLFSENNLLESVEQKGRVLRSSLAGIANHANVGDIRGRAMMVGIELVKDRETKMPFDSAELVGKRVCQRATELGVWVRPLGDVVILMPPLIATDEELQRAGAVVCQAIGEVLEGESTGGKYVSGLP, from the coding sequence ATGGCCGACGATCGTCCTCTCGCACCCTCCCGATCGGTTTGTCGATCGGCCCATTGGCAAGGGTTCACGCAGATGGCCGAGTACGAAAAGCTGGTGATTTCCGAAGCGGAGGGCTGTTGGCTGACGACCACGACCGGCCAGCGTTTGTTCGACGGCGTCGCCAGTTTATGGTGCAACGTGCATGGTCATCGCCATCCGAGCATCGACGAGGCGATCCGAAACCAGCTCGGCCGCGTCGCTCACATCACCACATTGGGCATGTCCGCCGACATCACCGAAGCGCTTGCGGAGCGAATCGTCGAAATCACCCCTGGGGATCTGTCGCACGTTTTTTTCAGCTCGGATGGATCGTCATCGGTCGAAGCCGCATTGAAGATGGCCCTTCAATACTGGCACCAACGCCAAAACCCGCGGCCAAAGAAAACGCGATACTTGGCAATGTCATTGGCGTACCATGGTGACACGACCGGTGCTGTCTCGCTTGGCGGGATCAAGTACTTCCACCAGCTTTTTGCCCCGATTGTCTTCACGCCGATCCGTGGACCGTTGCCGTGTAGTTACCGATTGCCGGATGGCGTTTCGGTGGACGAAGCGTGTGATCACTATGCCGCAGAAGTCGAGACCCTGCTGAAACAGCACCACGAAACATTGGCTGCGATTGTGATGGAGCCGTTGGTTCAAGGGGCGGCGGGAATGATCACGCACCCGTCGGGATTCTTGTCGCGTGTCCGCCAATTGTGCGATCACTACGAGGTGCTGTTGATTTGCGACGAAGTCGCCACAGGCTTTGGACGGACCGGACGGATGTTTGCCTGTGACCACGAATCGGTCACACCGGACATCATGACGATTGGCAAAGGACTCACGGGTGGCTACTTGCCGATGGCCGCCACCGTGGCTCGGCCGCACCTCTTCGAAGCGTTCTTGGCAGCAACAGCCGAGTCGAAACAGTTCTTTCACGGACATACGTTTGGCGGAAACCCGTTGGCTGCCGCTGCGGCGATGGCATCGATCGATTTGTTCAGCGAAAACAATCTGTTAGAATCGGTGGAGCAAAAAGGAAGGGTCTTGCGTTCGAGTTTGGCTGGCATTGCCAATCATGCCAACGTCGGTGACATCCGCGGCCGAGCGATGATGGTCGGCATCGAATTGGTCAAAGACCGTGAAACGAAAATGCCGTTCGATTCGGCCGAGCTTGTCGGCAAACGTGTTTGCCAGCGGGCAACCGAGCTTGGTGTTTGGGTGCGGCCGCTTGGCGATGTCGTGATTTTGATGCCGCCGCTAATCGCAACCGATGAAGAGTTGCAAAGGGCAGGGGCCGTCGTCTGCCAAGCGATTGGTGAAGTGCTTGAGGGCGAATCAACAGGCGGGAAATACGTGAGCGGATTGCCATGA
- a CDS encoding phosphoesterase yields MPSEEHILVIPESVILEIGAINGFESDVDRFLKPLLSSDQLSFQPRGAMETDPSFKQLIPYVLLEWTGEDGAVKLFTYTRGGGGGEQRLHAKRSVGIGGHISREDAAEGADPYATGMHRELAEEIQLGSNYQETIEGLLYDPSNDVGKVHLGVVHRFVLQSPDVKSNEADLAEGGFVRVDELKADIDRLETWSQIAIGALYR; encoded by the coding sequence ATGCCAAGCGAAGAACATATTCTGGTGATTCCCGAGTCGGTGATTCTTGAAATTGGAGCCATCAACGGGTTTGAATCCGACGTGGATCGGTTTTTGAAGCCCCTGTTGTCAAGCGATCAGCTTTCATTTCAACCACGTGGGGCGATGGAAACCGACCCCAGCTTCAAGCAGTTGATTCCCTACGTGTTGTTGGAGTGGACCGGTGAGGACGGCGCGGTGAAATTGTTCACTTACACGCGTGGTGGCGGTGGTGGTGAGCAGCGACTGCACGCCAAACGAAGTGTCGGTATCGGCGGGCACATCAGCCGCGAGGATGCTGCGGAGGGAGCGGATCCCTATGCGACCGGAATGCACCGTGAATTGGCCGAAGAAATCCAGCTTGGATCAAACTATCAGGAAACCATCGAGGGACTGCTCTACGATCCCTCCAACGACGTCGGCAAAGTCCACCTCGGCGTGGTGCATCGGTTCGTGCTGCAGTCACCCGATGTGAAGAGCAACGAAGCCGACTTAGCCGAGGGTGGTTTCGTCCGTGTCGATGAACTGAAAGCGGACATCGATCGATTGGAAACGTGGAGCCAAATCGCCATTGGCGCGCTCTATCGTTGA
- the treZ gene encoding malto-oligosyltrehalose trehalohydrolase gives MNPRSIPQIELHRYLGAQCVNEKQTRFLVWGNEAERIEVELPDQGLRFPLAKDRYGYHHGVIDDCDAGQRYWLRIDGGPRRPDPVSHYQPLGVHGPSEVVNTTFDWTDAEWKPPSTDDLILYELHVGAFTDEGTFAAAIDRLDELVELGVTGIELMPLAESAGRWNWGYDGVGLFAPSHNFGSPHDLKRLVDVAHQKGLAVIVDVVYNHVGPEGNYLGDFGPYFSSAHSTPWGEAPNFDDPDFGEDVRRFIIANAIYWLDTFHFDGLRVDAIHCTRDDSDPHVVAEMAAAVSEYSRANARNVYLIAESNVYDPEMLIPLNKGGIGFDAAWCDDFLHSVFATLRPGEQLSNRAYYPETDLAQTLSKGYVYEGTLRTTRHRSEPLNRVKTDGLVYSIQNHDFIGNHPLAKRLHQLTSRETQRAAATLLMLTPAIPMLFMGEEFCSNRPFLFFVDFGDQRLRDAVVKGRHNEYPQHDWSQGMLPTEPAAFEASKLEPRNEGDLEVWKYYQSLIALRKAWRGSGLLSDENLESEYDPETGIFVLRYHNDDETATVLSRLSPAKRDAPAAIIAPSGERILDSLPGATPDDQLLINHAKVFIERRAL, from the coding sequence ATGAATCCACGATCGATCCCACAAATCGAACTGCATCGGTACCTCGGTGCCCAATGTGTCAACGAAAAGCAGACGCGTTTTCTCGTTTGGGGAAACGAGGCCGAGCGGATCGAAGTCGAGTTGCCCGACCAAGGCCTTCGTTTCCCCTTGGCCAAAGACCGATACGGCTACCATCACGGCGTCATCGATGATTGTGACGCGGGTCAGCGCTATTGGCTTCGCATCGATGGCGGTCCACGCCGACCCGATCCCGTTTCGCACTATCAACCGCTCGGCGTCCACGGTCCAAGCGAAGTGGTCAACACGACCTTCGATTGGACCGACGCCGAATGGAAACCGCCAAGCACCGACGACTTGATCCTCTATGAATTGCACGTCGGTGCCTTTACCGATGAGGGGACCTTTGCCGCAGCAATCGATCGGCTCGATGAGTTGGTGGAACTGGGCGTTACGGGTATCGAATTGATGCCGCTCGCCGAGTCGGCCGGTCGATGGAACTGGGGCTATGACGGAGTGGGGCTGTTTGCCCCGAGTCACAACTTTGGTTCCCCTCACGATTTGAAACGACTTGTTGACGTGGCGCACCAGAAAGGGTTGGCCGTGATCGTTGACGTCGTCTACAACCATGTCGGCCCCGAGGGCAACTATCTGGGCGATTTTGGTCCCTACTTCTCCTCGGCACATTCGACGCCGTGGGGTGAGGCGCCGAATTTTGATGACCCCGATTTTGGGGAAGACGTTCGCCGGTTCATCATCGCCAACGCCATTTACTGGCTCGATACATTTCATTTTGATGGGCTCCGCGTCGATGCGATCCACTGCACCCGGGATGATTCGGATCCCCATGTGGTTGCCGAAATGGCCGCAGCGGTTAGCGAATACTCCCGTGCCAATGCTCGCAACGTCTATTTGATTGCGGAATCGAACGTCTACGATCCCGAAATGCTTATCCCGTTGAACAAAGGTGGGATCGGCTTCGATGCTGCCTGGTGCGACGATTTCTTGCATAGCGTCTTCGCGACGCTTCGTCCCGGCGAACAACTTTCGAATCGGGCTTATTACCCTGAAACCGACCTCGCACAGACGCTCTCGAAGGGCTATGTCTATGAAGGGACGCTGCGAACGACTCGCCACCGCAGTGAACCCTTGAACCGAGTCAAAACGGATGGCTTGGTCTATTCGATTCAGAACCACGACTTCATTGGCAACCATCCACTTGCCAAGCGGTTGCATCAGTTGACGTCGCGAGAGACTCAAAGGGCTGCTGCCACGCTGCTGATGCTGACACCCGCGATTCCGATGCTGTTCATGGGTGAGGAGTTTTGCTCGAATCGACCCTTCTTGTTCTTTGTTGATTTTGGGGATCAGCGGCTGCGTGATGCGGTCGTCAAAGGTCGGCACAACGAATACCCACAACACGATTGGTCGCAAGGCATGCTGCCGACGGAACCGGCGGCGTTCGAAGCGTCCAAATTGGAACCTCGAAACGAGGGCGACTTGGAGGTATGGAAGTACTACCAATCGCTGATCGCTCTGCGAAAGGCATGGCGAGGCTCGGGATTGCTGTCGGATGAAAATCTTGAATCGGAATACGATCCCGAGACGGGGATTTTTGTGCTTCGCTACCACAACGATGATGAAACGGCGACGGTTTTGTCGCGGTTGTCGCCTGCCAAGCGAGATGCGCCGGCCGCGATCATCGCACCGTCAGGTGAAAGAATTCTCGATTCGCTGCCGGGTGCGACGCCGGACGATCAATTGCTGATCAATCACGCCAAGGTCTTCATCGAACGCCGAGCGTTGTAA
- the queA gene encoding tRNA preQ1(34) S-adenosylmethionine ribosyltransferase-isomerase QueA: MSDIELYDYELPRERIAQEPLATRSDARLMLVDRKHQSIDHYYVRDLPELLTADDTLVLNNTRVIPARLVGYRTDTGGRWQGLFLQADAATGAWEVLTKTRGSLKSGETLTIQDREGRDGMLLVVVSRTDEGHLIVTPRMRAGDASLPPTEPADWLEQYGRIPLPPYIRDGHMVDADVENYQTVFADRRGSVAAPTAGLHFTQPLLKHIRDGATEIAEVTLHVGIGTFRPIAVDRLEDHTMHSEWGSIDAATANTINERREHGRCIAVGTTSVRVLESAAAGNHGGLNAWTGSTDLFIKPPYDFKAVDALMTNFHLPRSSLLVLASAFAGRDLIMEAYQIAIREEYRFFSYGDAMLIV, from the coding sequence ATGAGTGATATAGAGCTTTACGACTACGAGCTACCACGCGAGCGAATCGCGCAAGAGCCCTTGGCCACGCGCAGCGACGCGCGGCTGATGCTGGTCGATCGAAAACACCAATCGATTGACCATTATTATGTTCGAGACCTCCCCGAACTGCTCACCGCCGACGACACGTTGGTCCTCAACAACACGCGAGTGATCCCCGCTCGGCTTGTCGGTTATCGCACGGACACAGGTGGCCGCTGGCAAGGACTGTTCCTGCAAGCCGATGCGGCGACAGGAGCGTGGGAAGTGTTGACGAAGACACGCGGATCGTTGAAGTCTGGTGAGACGTTAACGATTCAAGACCGTGAAGGACGCGATGGCATGCTGCTGGTCGTGGTCTCACGTACCGACGAAGGACACCTGATTGTCACGCCTCGAATGCGGGCTGGCGACGCCTCCCTGCCGCCAACGGAACCGGCTGATTGGCTCGAACAATATGGTCGCATCCCGCTTCCGCCCTACATTCGTGATGGCCACATGGTGGATGCGGATGTCGAAAACTACCAAACCGTCTTTGCCGACCGTCGCGGCAGTGTCGCGGCACCGACTGCAGGATTGCATTTTACCCAGCCGCTACTGAAACACATTCGTGACGGGGCCACCGAGATTGCCGAAGTGACGCTGCATGTCGGCATTGGCACGTTTCGGCCGATCGCGGTCGATCGGCTCGAAGACCACACGATGCACAGCGAGTGGGGCAGCATCGATGCCGCGACGGCAAACACGATCAACGAGCGACGTGAGCATGGACGGTGCATCGCCGTTGGGACGACCAGTGTCCGAGTGCTCGAAAGTGCGGCGGCGGGCAACCATGGCGGATTGAACGCGTGGACTGGGTCAACCGATCTCTTCATCAAGCCACCGTACGACTTCAAGGCCGTCGATGCCCTGATGACGAATTTTCACTTGCCTCGCAGCAGTTTATTGGTGCTGGCCAGCGCCTTCGCTGGCCGCGATCTGATCATGGAAGCCTACCAAATCGCGATCCGCGAAGAGTACCGCTTCTTTAGTTATGGCGACGCAATGTTGATCGTTTAA
- a CDS encoding HD domain-containing protein — protein sequence MSSSSPSRKLRRQIAWEAARLMYSREVAEYYVAKQKAAKRVHKGWVKPSDLPSNAEIREQVQLLARLNEGADQHSQRLRDMRLRAVWWLKKLMPFHPKLIGSVLTGSIREGSDIDVHVFAANVHSITLLLDELGVFYEMQRKRVVKNNEQRVYTHLHVKDVFPIELTVYHPSQLGFRFRSSITNKAIERAGLSELEKLIAMEHGVDPDQQTDRLIQMDTLPDRSEVFLALLVPLENVRQSPRYHPEGDALFHSMQVFELAKDVMPYDEEFLLAALLHDIGKAIDPDEHVAAGLEALEGFISERTRWLIEHHMEAHKLADHTLGARRRKRLAAHPWFDDLRLLGQCDRGGRVSGALVGSPEEALDYIEQIEEMFG from the coding sequence ATGTCTTCGTCTTCGCCATCGAGAAAGCTTCGCCGCCAAATTGCGTGGGAAGCGGCCCGTTTGATGTATTCTCGCGAGGTTGCAGAGTATTACGTCGCGAAACAGAAAGCGGCCAAGCGAGTTCACAAAGGCTGGGTCAAACCCTCCGATTTGCCCAGCAATGCAGAGATCCGCGAACAAGTTCAATTGCTAGCCCGATTGAACGAAGGGGCGGACCAGCATAGCCAGCGGTTGCGGGACATGCGACTTCGCGCCGTTTGGTGGCTCAAGAAACTGATGCCGTTTCATCCCAAGCTGATCGGCAGTGTATTGACGGGTAGCATTCGCGAAGGATCCGACATCGACGTGCATGTCTTTGCCGCCAATGTCCACTCGATCACGCTGCTGCTTGACGAGCTTGGCGTGTTTTATGAGATGCAGCGGAAGCGTGTCGTCAAGAACAACGAGCAACGAGTCTACACCCATCTGCATGTCAAAGATGTTTTTCCAATTGAGTTGACCGTCTACCACCCATCGCAATTGGGATTTCGATTCCGCAGTTCGATCACCAACAAAGCGATTGAGCGTGCTGGCTTGAGCGAGCTCGAAAAGCTGATCGCGATGGAACATGGTGTCGATCCCGATCAACAGACCGATCGGCTGATCCAAATGGATACCTTGCCGGATCGGAGCGAAGTCTTCTTGGCGTTGTTGGTGCCACTTGAAAACGTACGGCAAAGTCCCCGCTATCATCCCGAAGGTGATGCCTTGTTTCACAGCATGCAGGTCTTTGAGTTGGCCAAAGATGTGATGCCCTACGATGAGGAATTTCTGCTGGCGGCGCTTCTGCATGACATTGGCAAAGCGATCGATCCCGACGAACACGTCGCCGCGGGGCTCGAGGCGCTCGAGGGTTTCATTTCGGAGCGAACCCGATGGCTGATCGAGCATCACATGGAAGCCCACAAGTTAGCAGACCACACGCTCGGAGCGCGGCGACGGAAAAGGCTCGCCGCACATCCATGGTTTGACGATTTGCGTCTACTTGGCCAATGCGATCGTGGCGGTCGCGTCTCGGGGGCCCTCGTCGGATCGCCCGAAGAAGCACTCGACTACATCGAACAAATTGAAGAGATGTTTGGTTAA
- a CDS encoding sigma-70 family RNA polymerase sigma factor has product MTTNESNADNQPIDVSDPAVVAQYEPYLRMLAHVRMRRALQAKVGASDIVQQTMMQAVQAIDQFRGGTEAEFRGWLRQILARCLCHVDRDLHRDKRDVRREQSMEQKLAQSSMRLEGLLAGDGPTPSQNVALGENVLQVAMAIERLPDAQREAVRLHYLEGMKLSEVAVELDKTTGAVAGLLHRGMKTLRDQLGGLGP; this is encoded by the coding sequence ATGACGACCAACGAATCCAATGCAGACAACCAACCCATTGACGTCAGTGATCCTGCTGTCGTTGCGCAGTATGAACCCTACTTGAGGATGCTGGCGCACGTGCGGATGCGTCGGGCGCTACAAGCCAAAGTGGGGGCGTCGGACATTGTTCAACAAACGATGATGCAGGCGGTCCAGGCGATCGACCAGTTTCGTGGGGGGACCGAAGCGGAGTTTCGCGGCTGGTTACGACAGATTTTGGCGAGATGCCTGTGCCATGTCGATCGTGACTTGCACCGCGACAAACGCGACGTCCGGCGCGAGCAATCGATGGAGCAAAAATTGGCCCAGTCCTCCATGCGATTGGAAGGACTGCTGGCCGGCGACGGCCCCACGCCAAGTCAAAACGTTGCACTCGGGGAAAACGTCCTACAGGTTGCGATGGCGATCGAGCGACTTCCCGACGCCCAGCGTGAAGCGGTTCGATTGCACTATTTGGAAGGAATGAAGCTCAGCGAAGTTGCCGTGGAGCTAGATAAAACCACGGGCGCGGTCGCGGGATTGTTGCATCGCGGCATGAAGACGCTTCGCGATCAATTGGGCGGACTCGGGCCGTGA